One Brassica oleracea var. oleracea cultivar TO1000 chromosome C7, BOL, whole genome shotgun sequence genomic window carries:
- the LOC106301738 gene encoding deSI-like protein At4g17486, which translates to MRVLGLSSSLCSTEEKEVEEMVGDSSGLTPVYLNVYDLTPVNNYLYWFGLGIFHSGIEAHGFEYGYGAHEYSSSGVFEVEPRNCPGFIFRRSVLLGTTSMSPSDFRSFMEKLSRKYHGDTYHLIAKNCNHFTEEVCLQVTGKPIPGWINRMARVGSFCNCILPESIQLSTVGQPEALEFSDDNDGSEESVASSLSDETDGEGQDHHLITAPNSDIAYLQDRPVRLARELLQEPSDGSPMLRRS; encoded by the exons ATGCGGGTGCTTGGTTTGAGCTCAAGCTTATGCTCTACTGAGGAGAAGGAGGTTGAAGAGATGGTTGGAGACTCCTCAGGTCTCACACCGGTCTATCTCAACGTGTATGATCTAACACCTGTCAACAATTATCTCTATTGGTTTGGTCTTGGCATCTTTCACTCTGGTATTGAAG CTCATGGTTTCGAATATGGATATGGTGCTCACGAGTACTCGAGCAGCGGCGTGTTTGAGGTTGAACCTAGGAACTGCCCAGGTTTCATCTTTAGGCGTTCAGTTTTGCTGGGAACAACAAGCATGTCTCCCTCAGATTTCCGCTCATTCATGGAGAAGCTTTCGAGGAAGTATCACGGGGACACATACCATTTGATTGCCAAGAACTGTAACCATTTCACTGAAGAAGTGTGCTTGCAGGTAACAGGAAAGCCTATTCCCGGATGGATTAATCGGATGGCTCGTGTAG GTTCATTCTGTAACTGTATCCTTCCAGAGAGCATACAGCTCTCAACTGTTGGACAGCCCGAAGCCCTTGAGTTCTCTG ATGATAATGATGGATCAGAAGAATCAGTTGCATCTTCTCTCTCAGACGAGACAGATGGAGAAGGACAAGATCATCATCTCATAACAGCACCAAACAGCGACATTGCATATCTTCAAGACAGACCAGTGCGACTTGCCCGTGAGCTCCTCCAAGAACCAAGCGATGGATCTCCTATGTTGAGACGGTCTTGA